A section of the Myxocyprinus asiaticus isolate MX2 ecotype Aquarium Trade chromosome 22, UBuf_Myxa_2, whole genome shotgun sequence genome encodes:
- the ttc9c gene encoding tetratricopeptide repeat protein 9C: protein MDEKAGDGSEVAAGASSCLGASGGGSRLDSQLQEAVRLKTVGNSFYREKNVRAAIGRYHRALLVLRGLDSEVNSALQGFGAQAPKLSPEQEDLLRCTQVDCYNNLAACLLQREVVDYGRVLEYSLKVLHWRTGDIKALYRAGVASLELGDVQTARQYLIQASRGTPNDANVKKQLQRVEERLGIDYQKEKALYKGMFSKQKQGKEQLVEEKTQKQVLMN, encoded by the exons ATGGACGAAAAG GCGGGTGATGGGTCAGAGGTAGCGGCGGGCGCTTCGTCATGCTTGGGTGCCAGCGGAGGGGGATCCCGTTTGGACTCACAGCTCCAGGAGGCCGTTCGGTTAAAGACGGTGGGGAACTCGTTCTACCGGGAAAAAAACGTGCGCGCTGCCATTGGACGTTATCACCGTGCTTTACTCGTTCTCCGTGGCCTGGACTCCGAAGTGAACTCTGCTCTGCAAGGGTTTGGCGCTCAGGCACCTAAACTGAGTCCAGAGCAGGAGGACCTGCTGAGATGCACTCAAGTAGACTGCTATAACAATTTAGCAG CATGTTTGCTCCAGCGAGAGGTGGTAGACTATGGTCGTGTGCTGGAGTACAGTCTGAAAGTGCTTCATTGGAGGACAGGTGACATTAAGGCCCTGTACAGAGCTGGAGTGGCTTCTTTAGAACTTGGAGATGTTCAGACTGCTCGACAGTACCTTATACAAGCCAGCAGAGGGACACCTAATG ATGCCAATGTAAAGAAACAGTTGCAGCGAGTGGAGGAGAGACTCGGCATAGACTACCAGAAAGAGAAGGCCCTCTATAAAGGCATGTTCAGTAAACAGAAACAGGGAAAAGAGCAATTGGTAGAGGAGAAGACCCAGAAACAGGTCTTAATGAACTAA